The Nonlabens sp. Hel1_33_55 genome contains the following window.
GTTATTCATGATGCTTGTTTTTATTACAAAAGTGATTTAAACCCAAAATACGTCGCTTACTTCACCCGTACTAGACAATTTCATGACCAAATTAAAAAACATATTCGTACTGGTAAAATTTCAGCTATCAATGCTGCTGGATTAGGAAAAGCAATCATACCAATCCCTTCATTTGAGGAACAAGAACGCATCGTCAACATCTTAGATAAATTTGATGTACTTACCACTTCTATAAGCGAAGGATTACCTAAAGAAATAGAGTTGCGCAATAAGCAGTATGAATATTATAGAAATAAATTATTAACGTTCCCTAATGTTATAGTAGAAGCATAAGTTTATGAGTAAGACATTAGACAAAATTGCTGAAGAGTTGAGAGATGCAAATAAAAAGATACAGCTCCTTTATGCCTTTAACGGAACAGGAAAAACACGTTTATCCCGTGAATTTAGATTATTAATAGACCCTAAAGATACTGGAGAAGATGAAGATGAGCAGGAGCCTTCTGGAATTAAAATCATGTATTATAATGCATTTACAGAAGACCTATTCTATTGGGATAATGATTTAGATGCTGATACTAACAGGAAATTAATAATACGACCTAATGGCTTTACAAATCTAGCTTTACCGTTTCTAAAAGATCAAGGGTTAGATAATAATATTGCAACTAACTTTCAACGCTATACCAGTGATAAAATAACTCCAATATTTAATGAAGATTTTTCGGAAGTTTCATTTTCTTTTACTGCAGGAGGTGATAGCAATGAAAACAACATAAAAATTTCAAAAGGAGAAGAAAGTAATTTTATTTGGTGTGTATTCTTTAGTTTACTGGAAGAAATTATACAAATTTTAAATGAAGCTGATTTAAGTAATCGCTCTACCGACATTTTTGAGCATTTAGAATATATTTTTATAGACGACCCTGTAAGCTCACTTGATGACAATCACCTTATAGAATTAGCAGTGATTATATCGAAATTAGTAAAAAGGAGTGAATCTAATCTTAAGTTTATTATTTCAACGCACAATCCTTTGTTTTACAATGTTATCTCTAATGAGCTAAATACTAACATTCTAAACCCTAATTTTATTAGCAAACAAGAAACTCCAGATATTGAAAAATGGATTTATCACGTAGATAAGCATTCCTTGAGATACATCTTTAATAAATATGAAGATGGTAGATATGATTTGAATGTATTGGGAAGAAAAACTCCTTTTTCATATCACTTACAACTTCTAAGGGAAATTCAAACCATTAAAAACACACCCAACCTATTAAAAAAATATCATCTTAATTTCTTAAGAAATATCTTGGAAAAAACAGCTACTTTTTTGGGTCGATCTAGATGGGAGCATTTGTTACCAAAAGTAAATGGTGAGCCTGACCCTCATTTAAATCGCCTTTTGAATCTATCAAGTCATTCTGCTCATGCTGGTGAAGAAATTGGCGAACTTCAAGAAAATGATAGAGGTAAGTTAATTGAATTGGTTAAATATTTAGAGAGTAATTATAAATTCTCAGAACTCATACAACAAAATGAAGCAGTATAAAACCGTAGCAGAAAGCAACAATTTTATTGTATTAGATAAATACA
Protein-coding sequences here:
- a CDS encoding AAA family ATPase — protein: MSKTLDKIAEELRDANKKIQLLYAFNGTGKTRLSREFRLLIDPKDTGEDEDEQEPSGIKIMYYNAFTEDLFYWDNDLDADTNRKLIIRPNGFTNLALPFLKDQGLDNNIATNFQRYTSDKITPIFNEDFSEVSFSFTAGGDSNENNIKISKGEESNFIWCVFFSLLEEIIQILNEADLSNRSTDIFEHLEYIFIDDPVSSLDDNHLIELAVIISKLVKRSESNLKFIISTHNPLFYNVISNELNTNILNPNFISKQETPDIEKWIYHVDKHSLRYIFNKYEDGRYDLNVLGRKTPFSYHLQLLREIQTIKNTPNLLKKYHLNFLRNILEKTATFLGRSRWEHLLPKVNGEPDPHLNRLLNLSSHSAHAGEEIGELQENDRGKLIELVKYLESNYKFSELIQQNEAV